In Myxococcales bacterium, the following are encoded in one genomic region:
- a CDS encoding DUF4442 domain-containing protein has protein sequence MLPGPLAKLLPTLDGDKNLVREAWNLIAGLPGGKRLFSKLIGRMAPYTGTIGARVTALRPGFCQVELDDRREVRNHLACVHAVALVNLAELAGNAGLAYALPDDARFIVAGLSIEYIKKARGTITATSECPIPPTSARAEYDVPVTMTDPSGEVVARATLRTLVGPKRAPARTDMN, from the coding sequence CCACCCTCGACGGTGACAAGAACCTGGTGCGCGAGGCCTGGAACCTCATCGCCGGCCTGCCCGGCGGCAAGCGCCTGTTCTCGAAGCTGATCGGCCGCATGGCCCCGTACACCGGCACGATCGGCGCGCGCGTGACCGCGCTGCGGCCGGGCTTCTGCCAGGTCGAGCTCGACGATCGGCGCGAGGTGCGCAACCACCTCGCGTGCGTGCACGCGGTCGCGCTCGTCAACCTGGCCGAGCTCGCCGGCAACGCCGGCCTGGCGTACGCGCTGCCCGACGACGCGCGCTTCATCGTCGCGGGCCTGTCGATCGAGTACATCAAGAAGGCGCGCGGCACGATCACCGCCACCAGCGAGTGCCCGATCCCGCCTACGAGCGCGCGCGCCGAGTACGACGTGCCGGTGACGATGACCGACCCCAGCGGCGAGGTCGTCGCCCGAGCGACGCTGCGCACGCTGGTCGGCCCCAAGCGCGCGCCCGCCCGCACCGACATGAACTGA